Genomic window (Nymphaea colorata isolate Beijing-Zhang1983 chromosome 1, ASM883128v2, whole genome shotgun sequence):
GATCCATACCAGATTATGCTGACAGATGCGCACCTCAGGTGTTAAATTCTTGACCTTATTCGATTAAAGGACCTAGACATAGCTTTTCCTTATGGAGGAAAGGAAGACTTAGGCAGATGGTTTAAGTAACAACTTTGAGTTCATTTCCGAAATGGTTGTTGACTGCTTCTTGCGTTCACGATTTGGATTAGTACTCATCAAGTTGGTGAACTTTCCATCCTTAACTAAATCCGTGCACTAATGGGAGAGACTGGGAAATTCCTCACAGTGTGATACTTGAATTCTGCTGGAGTTTTGTTCATCTCATTGTTGTGGTGTTCAAATTGTTCCTGTAACAAATCCTGGTCATGCATTGTAGTTGCAAATCTTACTGAAGGTAGCACGCTTACTTTTTATTGGCTTTGGATGTCTTAATAATGCACGGTACCTTTTTCCCATAGTCTTTATAATGGGAAAAATTTCTTGTCACAATGGATCCAATAATGCTATAAACTGAACCATGAtcactttttaattttaatgcaGGCATTATGTTTATCTGGGGTAGCTGTTGCAAGACATGTAAATGGAGTAAAAGAAAGCAGAGCTGACATGATAATATCAGTGAGTGTTTACTTACAAGCTTAGTTTGTCTAAATGTTCTGTAAGCATATGTGCTTTTGGCTGTACTGGACATCCTTAACATGAGTAATCCATAAAACGGCAAAATGGCTGATTTGAACTAAGAAAAATGTTTAGCACCTACAGTATTGCTTAGGGTTTGCAACTTCCATAAGGAATATGCAATGTTCaaagcttttaaaaatgttagACATGGCAGTtaacaacattcacatcaattcTGCCCATTGTTTTATGCTTTTAAAAATCCATTTTACCAGTATTTGGAAGTGATCTTGAATGGAGACAAACTCACAAAAGTACAGAGGAAAATGGTTGAAAATGGTCATCTCCACCTCTACTTCCATCTACCTTTATGTATCCTAATGCCATGCTCCCTGACAGCTAGTGAAATAATGTGGTTGAAATACTTATTACTTTCATCTTTCTTACTAAGATCTTGCATCTCTCTATACTTACTAGTTACCATTACACGTCAGTTTTATTATTGGTATTCTGTTGTTTTATGTCTTTTAGGTTCTTCTGAAGCAAGTGGGTTTGAAACTTCAAGATAATGTAAGTCTGTAGATACTTATTACTGTTTTCTTTGTTTGGGTCATAatgtcattgattttttttttttcctttgtactTGTACTAATACTTGTATGTGccttgcttttaattttttcttattccctAGCTGAAAGTAAATTTTGGCTGATTTGTTTATTCATGTTAAAATTATGAttactatcattctgatattgatggaatgctgatttttttttttatgaagggaTCATATCTTCTTCCATGACTTTAATGAAAAGATAAGCTTAATTGCTGATCCCCATAAGGTACAGGCCATCTAATAGAAAGATAAACTCTTAGGAGTAAATTTGATCGGGTTAAGGGCATTGACAGATTTACTGGAAGTTTTGGAAAGTCAACAGGCAGTCATGGACCATGGTACTGTTAAAATTAGAAACAGCAAGCTACTTGAAATTCAATGTTTCTGCGCTACTCCTTTTCCTTGCTTTATGTGCTAATCTGATTATTCAAGAAGATAAACTATGTTGACAGCTCCTTGTGAGACATGTCTTCTGACAGTAATAGCCTGCAGATATGACTTCCATGGGTTTTCTAGGAGCAAACTTCTTTGAGGCCTGAAACTTGTGGTACAATCAGCTTTACCTCGTTAAAGCTTGTCTAATGGCTTGTTTGAATACCGTTAACGTGACGCTCTAATGAAGCTTGCTTTTACCTCTCCTTGACCATATCTTGACTTTCAGGCTAGACCATTGGATCCACAGATCCTAACCAGTTTTGGAAACTTATTATGtctttgaagtcaaaactccacTAGTAGATGGAACTGTCTTTCAAGTCAGAACTCCACTAGTAGATGGAACTCATTAATTGAAAGTTGATTTGGGTGTCCACAAAAGGTCATCATTAGACAACCCTTTGGAGCTTTTCTGTGCGGGTGGAAGGACTCTTCTAGGTTATTTGGTTCAGATTCTCAGAATAGTTATAAAAGCTCTGGGACCAAACTGGcataaaatgtttttaattatGTTCTAACTCTTTCTATCAATTAATTTGTGCATTCTCTTTAAAGAAATTTGATTATTCATGCCATGATAAATATGTGCTAACTACGTGAAATTTCTTCTCATAGGCCatttttttgaatgttgttAGCGGTATGAAGTTGACAGAGACAGCTGGGGATCTTGCAATTGCAGCTGCTATTTGCAGTAGGTATGTATTTCTTGATAATCTTGTTACGAGCAAAACTCTTGTTACTCTTTCCATGGTTGTGTTCTGATCGAATGATTATTTTCTCATACTGTTTTCTGGAAATGTACTGATAGCTTTTTGGAGTTTCCAATACCTAAGAATGTAGCTTTTATCGGAGAAGTTGGTCTTGGTGGCGAGCTTCGAACGGTATGTGTTTAGAAAATTGTGTGCATTATAATTTGCatcctctttcctttttgtcatttaaatgaCGCTGAAAAGtggttttcattttaacataCATAACATGTCACccttaaaaacattattaagaaTATTTCAAGCTTAGTTTAAGATTATGATTGAGAATGTTGAATGCATGTCACATGATCGTTGGCACTGTGTTGACATGTACTGTGCGAACAGCAACCTCCTCCATCTGTTCTCTAGAAAGGTTTTAcgatcaaagtttttgggtatCCACTATTCTGTATCGATCTGTTCTTTTTGGATGATATCATCTGACAATCACTATATGAATACCTTGGTAACATCGATGAACTTGGCCAAGGGAATCTGTTCATAGTAAAGAGATTTCTAACGTATGGTTACCATGCCAATCCTAACCTGTTTGCCCTTCTTTTTGCGCTTAAGATATGAAGTGCATTCCTCTCTTAACAGTTAACATTGAACACATGTCCACGGTCCTTAGCCTTCTGATTGGTTCCAgctatcttttgatgtttggcatCATTACTTAGCAGATTGCATGCATTACTTCAACGTTGAAAATATGAATGTATCTCATTTATATCTAATGCTGATTTTTTGTAAAATCTTTCAAGTGTTTGAGCTGTTTGTCCATTTATTGCCTTCTctagttcttttgttttttgagaaattaaCGTGAATTTTATGTTAGCAATCGACTAGATCTCTTGCTTGTATTTGCTTCAGCTTTCTGACGTCTGCATTTAGATTTAACCTCTCATACTTGTAGTGCACGGCTAAGTGTGCTGTGCTTGGATGATGTCATATTTTAAGCTGTCAGCCAAATATTCATGCTACTTGATAATGCAAGGACAATTTGGATATTTCAGGTTGCAAGAATGGATAAGAGGCTTAACGAACTTATTAAGTTGGGGTTTAAGAAGTGCGTTATTCCAAAGGTGGCAGAGAAGTCGTTCAAGGCCATTGACACAAGCGGGATAACCATAGTGACTTGCAGCAACCTGAAAGAGGTTCTGAACAAAGTATTTCGGACAGATTAAGTCCTCCTTTCACAACTTTCCTCGATGTTATGGGTTGGGGTTTAAGAAGTGCGTTATTTTGGTGTACTGTTGTACATAACAACTAAGGTAAATGGGCCGATGTTATTAAGggcttttgctttattttggtGCGACTTTGTTCATAAAAtctatggatacaaatggatcggATGTTATGGAGGAGCCTTACCATTTACCATTTATTAAATGAATTCAACCATTGTTACTGTACCTGGCCGATCCATATCCAACCCGGTTTCTTCCGTACACTGTACCATATTAAGTGATTAATTGGAGTTACCATCCTGCACTCAATAGCTTTTTCTGAATGAACGGACTACTTACTTAGCACCTGCACGACAGAGTTTGCTTCCCCTTGAtcgtaacttttttttttaacattctgCAGAATATGAGAAACTGCCAAATATCTTTTATTTTGAGTCGCCACGAGAGACGCAATCACCAATATCTGAAATGGATTAAAGTGCAATCAGCGGGCAAACGAAAACTGGGGCTCCTAGTTTCCTTGCAGATGATTGGCTCACGATCTTTGTAATGGTAATCATAAGAGTGCAACTTCGTTACGTTTCCTCGAAGGTTAGCTGGTACTTCAAGTTAAAACGTGCGTGGATTCCTACGATTTGCAAAGGAGTTTTCACAATGCAAGAAACTTTAatgaaattattttataaaaaaactctCAATTAACATAATTGACAACTCGCGGGAGCATTACCCTGTCTTCATTGAAGTAACAGGAGCAAGACACGGGTTCACAAAACTATCGAAATCTCTTGATCCGAATTATGACGTCGCCGAGCAATTGCCGTCCTCACTCAAGGCCTTCCCGTCCGCCAAGAACATTTGTAGATCTAGAATGCTCGACTGTCGCTTACTCTTGGCTTCTTCAATGTCCTCTGGGCTGAGGAAGCTAGGTTGATTCGTAGAGGAAAGCAACCTCGCCCACATACGGTCAGTTATACAGACTTTATTCTGCTTCTCGGTCACACGCTGCAAGATCAGGACAGTGAAAGCCAGAAATCAGCCTCGAATCAATTTCAAACCGAAAAGGAAATTTCACACATAAAACAATCGTGGTGTTTTTTAGTCACGGAGGAACTTACATAGATAGGTATATAAGCATGCCTGCCGTTAACAGGACCGACAGTGAAGCCCGAGTATCCAGCCATGGCGCCATGGACAGCACTATGAGCGAGAAGCGTGCAGTAGACGTTGTCTGAAGCATTGCTAGGAATGGCACGAATCATGTACGTGGGATCTGCAGAGAAATGCCATCGTTCAAATTTAGTCATCTTCTAGATCAATCTTTTGGTTGCATCCAAAGTTGCTTTACTCACATACCTATGTACTTGAGGTTCATTACAATCTTTCTCTTGGCAAAGTGGTCCTGCAATTCAAAGGAAGACGAGTTTATATCGACCTCAAAGACTATTCAACATTGTCACTTACAAGCACTCTGCGTAGGCCTTATCCTCCAGTTGTAATACCTTGATCTTGTGAGAAAGCCACAGCCCAACGTCAAGAAGGACCTTGTTTCCTGAAGCATCCTTGTGTTCCATGTCGCGCAAGTGCTCCTCGATAAGATTCTGCCCAGCACCTTCTGCTATAACAATAACCATATGACCATTCTCTCTGAGTCTGTGCTCCATGAATTCGAAGAGTCCTCCCGGCCCCTCCAAATAGAAGGGAGATTCAGGAATCAGGCAACAGTCCTACCAATCGCAAGAGGAGTTTGTCAACAACCAGGCAACATTCGACTGGCGCATAAGACACAAGACTTATTAGGTTAGGAATTTTAAAGCATACCACGTCTCTGCTAGCCAACGTAGCGTACATAGCAATAAATCCTGCAGCATCAAATGCATGACGGAATTAATAATCAGATAGAGAAAATTCATTTCACGAATTGAACCCACTTCAAAAGAGGGGTTGCATTCTTAAGGAGAGAATCCAGACGTCTCAAAGAAGGCTCCAACTTCCTATTCGGCAGCAACAAAACAACTTGATCTTAGAAAGACTGCACCAAAAGCCCAGTGGAGTTGTGGCCGTGCCTTTTTTAGAAATCCTCTTGCAAAAGATTCAGCATTCACAATCTTTAAAGTGAGGTGAATTATGAACCTCTTAGAGTTCAAGTTGTATGAAATACAGCACACTTCAATTCAAAGAAAACCTTAACATGAATAAACCAACAGCATACCACTGTCGCGACCCATCAGCTTGACAAGGCCCACACCATTTTCACCACTTTCAGCTTCGACATGCGCTGCATTAATAGCCCTTTGAGCCTCTTCAACTGCAGTATCGAAACCAAATGATTTGTCGATAACCTGAAACAAAGGACACACAAGAGCCATTTAGCATAAGGAACTACTTGGCTGATATCTCCAATGGAATAAAGAGTGCTTCAATGCCAAGTTGCAAGCACATTACCGCAATGTCATTATCAATAGTCTTTGGAATTCCGACAACTGAAACTTTAAGACCACGGCTTTCAATCTCCTGCAGGGAACAAAGTCCAGAAGTTTAACATTCATGTAACCATAACACGGTGCAATAAACTACGGTGACTCCATGACCAAGCAACATGAAAAGATAAGCACAACGACAAGAGGTTTTAA
Coding sequences:
- the LOC116254580 gene encoding ATP-dependent 6-phosphofructokinase 3-like, with the protein product MDSFSSSSSHTLSLIEANSSLASMREGNRGFIVKVGSESELRTKNAESDPIRLARSKSKVTIGDGGFVLEDVPHLTDYIPDLTTYTNPLQFNPSYSVVKQYFVNPDDTVAQRIVVRKGGLRGTHFRRAGPRERVFFEPDEVSACIVTCGGLCPGLNTVIREIVCGLYHMYGVTKVLGIEGGYKGFYARNTIPLTPKVVNDIHKRGGTILGTSRGGQDTMKIVDSIQDRGINQVYIIGGDGTQKGASSIYAEIESRGLKVSVVGIPKTIDNDIAVIDKSFGFDTAVEEAQRAINAAHVEAESGENGVGLVKLMGRDSGFIAMYATLASRDVDCCLIPESPFYLEGPGGLFEFMEHRLRENGHMVIVIAEGAGQNLIEEHLRDMEHKDASGNKVLLDVGLWLSHKIKDHFAKRKIVMNLKYIDPTYMIRAIPSNASDNVYCTLLAHSAVHGAMAGYSGFTVGPVNGRHAYIPIYRVTEKQNKVCITDRMWARLLSSTNQPSFLSPEDIEEAKSKRQSSILDLQMFLADGKALSEDGNCSATS